The DNA segment CCGCCCCTGCCTGGCAGTTGCGCGCAAAAGCGCCCCCCACCTCCGCCTTGTCATCCCCCCGCCCCAACTGGCTGCTGCCCCGTCCCAGCCCATTAGTGCACCGCGGCCACAAGCTGTTTTACCGCGGAGAGTTGCACCTGCTGCAGGGCCCCGAGCGGATCGATGGTAACTGGTGGCAACACGGCCATCACGGGCGGAATTACTATATGGCGAAAGGCGAAAACGGCGGGCTCTACTGGGTCTTTCAGGATCTGACTTCCAAGGCGTGGTTTTTACAGGGGATTTTTTCTTGATTTTGTGTTTTTTAAAGACTTATTCCTATATTCGCTGTAGCACTTTGGCATGCGTGCTCAATCTTAAAAGAGGAACACTTTTGACATCACTTCGCTTTTCTACACTCACCCAATAACTCTCCCTACAAATTCGCTACCTTTGCCAGATCTCAATTGAAAACAAAATATTTAAAATTGTATAAACACAATCAAGAGCGTGCATCTTGGGCTAATCAGTCCTTCTCACGAGTTTAATTTATCTAGACCACTGCTAAACAAGTAGAACTTGATAAATAAGATTTGCCAGAAAAATATTGGCGGAAAAGTTATCTGTTCATTTACAGAATAGCCTTCCTTGTAGCAACTAACGTTTTTCCTCTCCCATTTTCAAGAAATCTTGATTCTAAAAAGTGATAAGATAGCATAGCCCCACCTATACCTATAACGGCCCCCACCAACAATAAAACAGGCCAAGTCGCATTAAATTCCTGAGCGATACGAATTGCTGGATAATGCCACAAATAAATACCGTAAGAAATCCTCCCAAAATAAATCAAGAAGCGATTCAAAAGCCATCCTGGAGGCAGAAAAATAATAGTCAGGGCTGAGGATATCTCTACAATCATCACACCCCAATCCTGAAAAAAAGGATCTTTACTATAATAGTGGAAACAACAAAGCCCAAGCAAAATCAATGGCAGCCAAGAGGTTGCCAATGGTTTAATTTTCCAATGTGCAAGGGCGCACCCCAACAACAAAGCTGAAAGACGAGTATCAAAACTATAATAGGTAACTACCCAGTCATTTTGGACCCACCTCCATGCAGAAAAAAAAACATAGGCAAATATAATATGCCACAATTTTGGCTTTAAGTATAAAAACAATAACGGCCATATTAAATAAAATTGCTCTTCAACTGATAGGCTCCAGGTATGCTTTAGATAGTCTGGAATATCTCCATAAGCTGCCGCATAGTCGGAAAGATAAAAAAAAGCAATGGCAGCATCCCGCAAATGGGGATAGTTCGGTCTTATAGAATAAAAGACCAATAGATAAACCATTAGCATTAGTGAAAGAGCAGGCATTAGACGTCTTGCCCTTTTTTTATAGAATTCAAGAAGTTTTGGTTCACGCTGAAGACTCCGCGTTACCAAATATCCAGAGAGAACAAAAAAAATATCAACCCCGACAAACCCACCAGAAAATCCAGGAACACCCGCATGGAAAAGTACAACCATTGCAATTGCTATGGCTCTTAATCCATCCAAATGTGGAAAATAAGATTTAAGCTTGACTGGCTCATTCATTGTTAATACTGGTTATAATAGTTAGCCAGTGTCTTATACAGAAATTTATTCATACCATCATTTGCAGGACCATTTGGCGCTCCATTCCCCAGCCGAACTGTCACTCCTCCAAACTCATCAATTACCACAGAACCCGCCATCCCGAACAAATGACCTGATTGTATATAAACAGAAAAGGATTGATCATCGAGTCGATATTCAAATAAACCGTACCCAAAGCAATTCTCTAGGAGCCCAACATCGCAATTTTTAACAGGAAATCCGGAAAGCAAATTCAAAGGCTTTCTTGATAGCATAATATTCACTTTATCGGCAAGCGCAGATGCATTCCCGCTTAGTCCCGCCGATGAAGATAAGGCATGAAAATCGAAACTACTTGTATACTCTCTACCAAAAAAATTACTATTGCGAAAATCGTACTCCACTTCATCAGGGAAGTATTCATTCTCTACAAACTTAACGCGCTTACTTTTGAGCGCATATCTAGTTGATATTAAGTCTTTAAATTCTTGTCCCGATACTTGCTCTACTACAATACCAAGAAAACAGTATCCCAGGTTAGAGTATACAAAGCGTTCACCAGGATAAAAATCTAACGTAAGACTTGCTAATCTTTCGGGCTGATATGGACACCATGGTTTTCTCCAAGGTGTGAACATTGGATCGCCACTTCTCTCTCGGTCAAAACCGGCCGAGTGCGTAAGAAGTTGTTCCACCTTAATTTGCTCTACACGTCGATCTTGAACCTCATTCAAAGCAGGGAGAAATTTAATTAAATCATCATCCAATTTTAAAAGTTCATCATTAATGAATTCTAGCGCGGTATCTGCGACAAATAACTTAGACATACTTGCAAAACGGAAGCGCGTATTTTTATCAATTTTTGAAGAGAATATTACTGGCCCTAACCAGCCACTTTCACAATGATGCAATTCGCCTTCGGGTGAAACATATGCCAGCTGATTGGCAAGGGCCCACCCTTCAAAAATTGCATACTCCAAAGCTTCATACATCCAGCCTGGCGCAACTTCAGAGCACTGAATAGTAAAATAAGCTGCTGCAGACTCTATGGGATAAAAAGCCCTCTTGACCTCCAATCTATATGTAACCCAAAAAAAAGTTGGCAGGCCCATAAAAAATAAAATTAAAGTATAAATTACGATCCTTTTTAGCACTTTTGCTCCATTTTTACCCAAGAAAAAGGGCACCAAAGGTGCCCTTCTTGTATGCAGTATTAAATACTATCTGTACTGCAAACTTTGGCTTTTATCACTTAACCTGACTTTTCATCACAGCTTGAAGGTCGATATTCATCATCAACATCAGTAGCGCAGCTCCAAACTCCTTTATTGGTACGAGTCCAGATTAGCTCTTTGCCACTTAGAGCGGTTGCAGCTTGCTGGCCAAATTTTGCTGTAATAGTGGTATCAGCTGTGGAACTAAATGCAATTACTAATCCTGTTGTGTTGGCTCGGGTTGAACCAGAGCCGCTACCACCACCAGTACCGAGCAACAGATTACTCTCGGTCCAACCAAGCGCACAATTGGCCTCAGTGGTAATCCCCTCCAGTAAACAGGTTTCAATCGCTGTTTTCAAAGCTGCTGTCTCCTGCATAACACGGCTAACCTGGGACTTAGCCACATAATTTTGGTATTGCGGAATGGCCACCGCAGCAAGAATGCCGATAATCGCTACGACAATCATTAATTCAATAAGAGTAAAACCCTGTTGCTTTTTCATTGTAACCGTCTCCATACACTTGTCTTGTAAGGTGAATCCCGTGAGGAAGTCGTAAAACAATATACAAGGATTGTGCCAATTCTGACAAGCAAAAGCCTAGGGCCTTTGGCATAAATGGGATCTGTATCACTTATCCTGTCTGCGGCCGTTTCTCGGTAAGCAAGAGCTGACCAGAATCAGCCGTCAGTGACAAAATTTGTCAATATTTAACGAATTGATTTTATATTTTTATCTGACGGCCAATACAGCTTGGTTTGGCTGATAGGGGTTCTTTCGTTATATTTGGCCCTGACCCTTGGCCTTTTTACCCAGAAGTAGTGGGGTAAAATAGCACTCCTCTTTGTCAAGGGTTCGGTAACTTTTTGCGGCGGTGTATTCCATGACAGCTCCCCCCCTCAGCGGCCTGGCCAAACGCCTGGTGGCAGACCAGATTCTCGACGCAACCACGGCTGCTGCTGCCACCCAGGCGGCGCGGCGGGAAAACCAGACCTTTGCCCAGCACGCGGTGGAGGCCAAACTGGTCAAGGCCCGCGAGCTTGCCGGGATTGCCGCCCAAGCCTTTGGCACCCCCTTGTTTGAGCTTGGCAGTTACAACTTCGAGCTGATCCCCAGGGAAGTCGTCGATGAAAAACTGATCGCCAAACATTTTGCCCTGCCCCTTTACCAGCGGGGCAACCGCCTGTTTGTGGCCGTGGCAGACCCCACCAACCTGGCGGGGCTGGATGAAATCAATTTCAACACCGGCCTCAGTACCGACGCGGTGCTGGTGGAGGCGGACAAGCTGGCGAAAGCCATCGAGAGTTACCTGTCCCATAACAGCGATATGGGTGCGGGCCTGGAGGGCATGGACGACGAAGCGCTGGACGCCCTGGAGGTGGGCAGCGACGAGCCGGCACAAGATGACGAAGAACCCGGCGGTGACGAGGCCCCTGTTGTACGCTTTGTGAACAAGGTGCTTCTGGATGCGATACGCAGCGGCGCCTCGGATATTCACTTCGAGCCCTACGAAAAAACCTACCGGGTCCGCTTCCGCACCGATGGCGTACTGCACGAAGTGGCCAAACCCCCCATCCAGTTGGCACCCCGCCTCTCCGCGCGCCTGAAGGTGATGTCGAAAATGGATATCTCCGAACGGCGCGTACCCCAAGATGGGCGCATCAAGATGAAGCTGTCAAAAACCAAGGCCATCGATTTCCGCGTCAACAGCCTGCCCACCCTGTGGGGGGAAAAGATCGTGCTGCGGATTCTGGACCCCTCTTCCGCCCAGTTGGGTATCGATGCACTGGGCTATGAAGAGGAGCAAAAACAACTGTATATGGACGCCCTGGCCCAGCCCCAGGGCATGATCCTGGTGACCGGCCCCACCGGTTCCGGCAAAACCGTGTCCCTCTACACCGGGCTCAATATTCTCAACACCCCGGAACGCAATATCTCCACCGCGGAAGACCCGGTGGAAATCAACCTGGAGGGGGTCAACCAGGTGAATGTCTCCGCCAAGGTGGGACTGGACTTTGCCGAGGCCCTGCGCTCCTTCCTGCGCCAGGACCCGGACATCGTGATGGTAGGGGAGATCCGCGACCTGGAGACCGCCGAGATTGCCATCAAGGCCGCACAGACCGGGCACCTGGTGTTGTCCACCCTGCACACCAACTCGGCCCCGGAAACCCTCACGCGCTTGATGAATATGGGTGTGCCCACCTTTAATATCGCCACCTCGGTGAGTGTGATTATCGCCCAGCGATTGGCACGGCGGCTGTGCAATGAGTGCAAAAAACCCGTCACACTGCCACATGAGGTACTGTCGGCAGAGGGCTTTGCCGCAGTGACCCTCCCCAAAAACACCTGGACGCTGTTCCAGCCGGTGGGTTGCGAGCACTGCTCCAAAGGCTACAAGGGACGCGTGGGGGTGTATGAAGTGGTTCGCATTACCGATGGCATCTCCAGAATTATAATGGAGGGCGGCAACTCGATTCAGATTGCCGACCAGGCCCGCGAGGAGGGCTTCAACAACCTGAGGACCTCGGCTTTGCGCAAAGTGGTCATGGGCATTACCAGCCTGGAGGAGGCCAACCGGGTGACCAAGGATTAAATGTCCCCCTATTGTATCTTCTGCCCCAAAGAGAGCTGGATAAGTTACAGTATAAAACTGGATGCCCTGGCCACTCACGCCAAGCCAGCAACTGCACAAGTGTGCCGGAATTTTGATTGCCACAGTGAAATAACAAGCAGGAATAGCATTTATGGCCAACGCCACAGCGGTCGCCTACCTCTATAAAGGCGTGGATAGCAAAGGGGCCAAGGTCCAGGGGGAGATCAGCGGCACCAGCGCGGCGCTGGTCAAGGCGCAATTGCGCAAGCAGGGCATTATCGCCAACCGCGTGCAGAAGAAACCGAAACCACTGTTCGGCGGCGGCAAGAAAAAAGTCAAGCCCGCGGATATCGCCCTGTTTACCCGCCAGATGGCTACCATGATGAAAGCAGGGGTGCCGTTGGTCCAGAGCTTTGAGATCGTCGCCGATGGCCTGGATAACCAAGGCTTGAAAGAACTGATCTACAAGATTCGAGACGATGTGGCCTCGGGCACCGCCTTTGCCGATGCACTCCGTAAACACCCTCTTCATTTTGATAACCTATTTTGCAATCTTGTCGCTTCTGGTGAACAATCCGGTGCTCTGGAGACAATGCTGGATCGTATTGCCACCTATAAAGAAAAAACTGAGTCTTTGAAAGCAAAAATCAAAAAGGCAATGACCTACCCCATTGCTGTTATTGTGATAGCAATTATTGTCACTTCAATTCTATTAATCAAAGTAGTCCCACAATTTGCCGAAACCTTTTCTGGTTTTGGAGCCGACCTTCCCGCCTTTACTCTTTTAGTCGTAAGCATATCCGAGTGGATGCAAGCAAACTGGTTCTTTGCTTTACTTGTGACAGTTGGTCTTATAGGTGGATTAATTGAAGCCAAAAAACGCAACAAACGCATCGCAGAAGCTTTTGACAGGCTTGTGCTCAAGCTGCCCATATTAGGCAATATCACATATAACTCTATTGCCGCTCGGTTTGCCCGTACCATGTCAACCACCTTTGCCGCCGGTGTCCCTCTAATTGATGCGCTTAAGTCCGTTGCTGGAGCAACGGGAAATTCTATTTATGAGGAAGCAACGCTCAAAATCAGGGATTCTGTTGCCACTGGTATCCCCCTCAACGCTGCCATGCGCGAGTCTGGCCTTTACCCAGTTATGTTAGTTCAGATGACAGCGATTGGTGAAGAGTCTGGTGCTCTAGACGAAATGCTTTCTAAAGCCGCTGACTTTTATGAAGAAGCCGTAGACAATTTGATTGACAACCTCACCACCCTCCTTGAACCTATGATCATGGCAGTTCTTGGAGTGCTGGTCGGTGGTCTGATGGTTGCCATGTACCTTCCAATTTTCAATCTTGGAAATGTAATTTAAGGATAGATAGGTAACACACCTTGGTAAATAATATAGCACTGCTCATAAGCAGCGCTTTTCTTCTCGGCCTGTTGATCGGCAGTTTTCTCAATGTGGTGATTCTCCGCCTGCCCGAGATGATGGAACGGGACTACAAGCGGGAGTGTTTTCGCTACTTTGATATCCAGTTGGATGCTGCGGAGCAGAAAGCCCTCGCCGCTCCATTCAATCTGATGCAGCCCCGTTCCCGCTGTCCCCACTGCCGAGCGGAAATCAAACCCTGGCAAAACGTCCCGGTGATCAGCTATCTGCTTCTGCGCGGCCGCTGCGCCGCCTGCGGTGCTGGCATTTCCGTCCGCTATCCCCTGGTGGAGCTGGTCACCGGGGTCCTGACTGCGGTTGTGGTCTGGCAGCTGGGCTTTACCTGGCAGGCCCTGGCGGGCTGTGGGTTGACCTGGGCCCTGGTGGCCCTGACCGCTATCGACTTCGACAAGCAACTGCTGCCTGACAGTATTACCCTGCCGTTGCTGTGGGCCGGGCTGCTGATCAACCTCCAGAGCCTGTTTGTGCCCCTGGAAGATGCGGTGATCGGGGCCGCGGCGGGCTACGGCGCCCTGTGGCTGGTGTTTCACGGCTTCAGGCTGGTCACCGGCAAGGAGGGCATGGGCGCCGGGGACTTCAAGATCTTGGCCGCCATCGGGGCCTGGTTTGGCTGGCAGGTGCTGCCCATGGTGATCCTGCTCTCGGCAGCGGTGGGCGCTGTAGTCGGGATCACCTGGAGCCTGGTGGCGGGGCGCGACCGCAACCTGCCCATGGCCTTTGGCCCCTACCTGGCCGGCGCCGGCTGGATTGCCATGCTGTGGGGGGAGCGGATACTGCACTGGTACCTGAACTTTGCCGGCCTCGACCACTGATGCCCCTGTGCCCTTGGGCAGACCCGACAACTTGCCGTACACTGGGCTCCGGGTTTCACCAGGGGAGACAATACCTTGTTTAGGGTTGGCCTGACCGGTGGTATCGGCAGTGGCAAGTCGGCCGCTGCCGGGTGCTTCCGCGCATTGGGTATTCCTGTTGTGGATGCGGACTGGGCCGCACGGGTGGTGGTGCAGCCGGGCCAACCGGCCCTGGAGGAGATCGCCCGGCACTTTGGTGGCGCCATACTGCTTGAAAACGGCGCCCTGGACCGGGCCGCACTGCGTACCCGGGTATTTGACGATCCCGCCGAGCGGGCCTGGCTGGAGCAGTTGCTGCATCCGTTGATCCGGGAGGAAATCAGCACCGCACTCAATCGGAGCCCGGGGCCCTACGCCATTCTGGAATCCCCCCTGCTGATAGAGTCGGGCCAGGATCAGCTGGTAGACCGGATCTGTGTGATCGACCTGCCCGAATCCCTGCAGATTGCCCGCGCCTGCGCCAGGGACAGTTGTTCCGGGGCACATGTCAGCAAGGTCATGGCAGCGCAGCTGAGCCGGGAGCAGCGCCTGGCACAAGCCGACGATGTACTGGACAATGCAGCCGGTTTGGCGGCATTGCAGGCCCAGGTGGAAACTCTGCACAACCGCTATCTGCAATTGGCCGCTGCCACACCCTAACTACCGGGGCGCACATTCAGATGACCAGCCCACCAATTACCGGTATCCTAGTCTCCATGAACAAACGCAAAGCCGCCCCCACCTGTAACTGCCCCACCTGCAAGACACCCATCGCGTGGAGTGACCGGTTTCCTTTCAGGCCGTTTTGCAGCGAGCGCTGCAAGTTGATCGACCTGGGCGAATGGGCCAGTGAAGGGCACAGGATAGCGGGCGAACCGGTCTGCGGCGAGGTGCCGGGGGCCGGACCAGGCCCGGACCAACCCAGGCACTAGCCAAGTACAAGCTGGTTCACAAGCGGCTGGATTACCGTCCCCGGGCGCTGTGTGCCGTACCTGGTCGCGCCCTTTTGAGCGCAGTGATTATTCCCCGATTGGCATCGGGAAAGTGGTACTGGTCCAGTGCCCGCAATGCCACCCAGGCAATCTCCTGGCCCTCCCGGCCCTCAGCCTGGCCGGAAAACGCCGTGACCTGCCAGGTATCCAGCAACACGGTTTTTTCCCGGTAGGCATGGCGGATGGCCACCAGCGGCTCCAGTGTGCGCACTGCGATGGCCACTTCCTCGCGCAGTTCGCGGCAAAGGGCCTGCTGGACACTTTCCCCCGCTTCCACCTTGCCTCCGGGAAATTCCCAGCACCCTCCCATATGCTGGTGCCGGAGGCGGCGGGCGATCAGGATTTTGCCGTCGCTGCGCACCACCACCCCAACGGCAACATGCACGGTTTCCTCCACGGTGACTCCTCAGGACCGGTATTCGGCATTGATGGTGACATACCCGTGGGAGAAGTCACAGGTCCAGATATGCTCACTGCAGTGGCCGCGGCCCAGTGCAATATGGATGGTAAAGGCCGCTTTGGCGAACACCGCCGCGCCCTGGGCCTCCCGGTAGCCAGGGCGCGGCTGCCAGCCTCCACCACCGCTACCTCGTCCAGGGAGATATGCACCCGCCGGGTATCCAATCCGCCCCGTATGCCATTGCCAATGGCCATCACCAGCCGCCCCCAGTTCGGGTCCGAGGCGTAGAGGGCGGTTTTGACCAGCGGCGAGCGGCCCACGGCAAAGGCTACCGCCAGGGCCTCCTCGGGGCTTTTCGCCTCCGTCACCTGCACGGTGACAAACTTGCTGGCCCCCTCTCCGTCTTGCACGATCGCCTGGGCGAGGGCGATATGGACCTCTGTGATGGCCTGGCGCAGGGCGCGATAACCCGCATCCCCGGGTGTTATATCCGGCCCGCCCGCCGCACCCGTGGCAATCAGGACACAGGCATCGTTGGTGGAGGTATCCCCGTCCACACAGATGCGATTGAAGGAAGCCCCCACCGCCTCTTTCGCCAGAGTATCCAGCAAGGACTGGGCAATGGCGGCATCGGTGGCGACATAGGCGAGCATGGTGGCCATATTCGGCTGGATCATACCGGCACCCTTGGCGATGCCGGTAACGGTAAGCTGCTCACCGTTGATCTCCAGGGTGCGGCTGGCAGTTTTGGCGCGAGTGTCGGTGGTGAGGATTGCCTGTGCGGCGCAATCCCAGCCCCGCTGGCACAACTGCGCGGCGGCTGGGGGAATAGCGTCCAGCAGTTTCTGCAGCGGCAGGTGCTCGCCGATGACGCCGGTGCTAAAAGGCAGAACCTGTTCCGGGCGCACGGCCAGGGTCTCGGCCACGGCGGCACAGCAGGCCCGTGCATCCTTGAGCCCGCGCGCCCCGGTGGCGGCATTGGCGCTGCCGGCATTCACCAGCAGGGCGCGAATCCGCCCCCGGCGGAGGTGTTCCCTGGCCACCACCACCGGCGCTGCAGCAAAGGGATTTTGTGTAAACACAGCAGAGACAGCGGCGCCTTTGTCAATTTCGACCAGCAACAGGTCATCGCGCTGCCAGTCTTGGAGACTGGCGGGGACGCTGGCAAGGCGTACCCCCTTCACGGGGGGCAGTGGTGATTGGGCCATGGCGGTCACACTCGCGGGCTGCCCCGGCGCAGGGCTTGCAGGGCCTGGTCGGGGCATAAAAAGCAACATTATCAAAGTGATCCGGGCGTCTGACAAGCCCTTTCCGATTTTTTCTGCGGTATACAGGTTTCATTCCGCAGATTATGCTTTCCTGATTGCCAAAAAACCCCCCTGCAATTGGCAGGGGGTTTTCACTGGCTTGCCAGATGCTCTCATCCACGGGACTAAGAGCTTTGGGTGGGGGAAGCCAGCCTACCGTGGCACTGCTTGAATTTTTTGCCGGAGCCACAGGGGCAGGGGTCGTTGCGGCCCACTTTGGGCCCGCGACGGGCAGGAGCGGCTTGTTGCTGCGGCGCGCTCTCCCCCAGTGCCGAGGCCTGGGCGTGGCGCAACTCCAACTGTTGCCTGCGCTGCTCCTCCAGGCGGCGCTGCTCCATCTCCTCCATCTGTTCGCGGGTCATGGGCTCCACATGGGCGAGGATGCGCACCACTTCATGCTTGAGATTTTCCAGCATACTCTGGAACAGGTGGAAAGACTCGCGTTTGAACTCCTGCTTGGGGTTCTTGTTGGCGTAGGCGCGCAAGCCGATGCCCGCTCGCAGGTGATCCATACTGGAGAGATGCTCCTTCCAGAGCTGGTCCAGCACCTGCAGCATAATCTGCCGCTCTATGGTGGGCATCAGGTTGGCATCGCCGGAGGATTCGCCGATCCGCACCACTTTGCCCACATAGGCCTCCTGGGCCGCACTGATGATCTTTTCGCGCAGACTTTCTTCATGCAGGGTGCGGTCCGCATCGAGCCATTGCTGCACCGGCAGTTCAATACCCAGTTCTCCGGCCAGCTGCTGCTCCAGCGCAGGGATATCCCACTGCTCCTCCACACTCTGGGGCGGCACCGAGGCGGAAATCATTCCGTTCACCACATCCGAGCGAATGGCAGTGATGGTATCGCTGATGCTGTCCGCTTCCAGCAGTTCATTGCGCTGGCCGTAGATCACCTGGCGCTGGTCATTGGCCACATCATCGTATTCCAGCAGCTGCTTGCGGATATCGAAATTGCGACCCTCAACGCGACGCTGGGCCTTTTCGATGGCATTGGATACCATGCGGTGCTCAATAGCTTCACCGCGCTCCATACCCAGCATCTGCATAAAGTGCTTGACCCGGTCTGAGGCGAAGATACGCATCAGGTTGTCTTCCAGGGATAGGTAGAAACGAGTGACACCGGGATCGCCCTGGCGTCCGGCGCGACCGCGCAGCTGATTGTCGATGCGGCGGGACTCGTGGCGCTCGGTGCCGACAATATGCAGGCCCCCCGCTTCAATGACCTGATCGTGGCGCTTCTGCCAGTCTTCCTTCACCGCAGCAATCTCGGCCTCGCTGAGTTCACGGCTTCGCTCCTGGCCGAGCGCTGCCACCTCGGCTTCCCAGTTGCCGCCGAGCACGATATCGGTCCCGCGGCCGGCCATATTGGTGGCGATAGTGACGGTTCCGGGGCGGCCCGCCTGGGCGATAATTTGCGCTTCGCGTTCATGATATTTTGCGTTTAGCACCTGGTGCTTGATACCTGCTCTCTGCAACCGGCGCGACATCTCCTCGGAAGTTTCGATGGAAGCGGTACCCACCAGGATCGGCGCCTGCTTTTCGCGGCAGTGCTTGATATCCTCGATGATGGCTTCCATCTTCTCCTCTTTGCTCAGGTACACCAGGTCATTGCGGTCTTCGCGCAAAACCGCCACGTTGGTGGGAATCACCACCACGTCCAGCGCGTAAATCTGCTGGAATTCGAATGCTTCGGTATCCGCGGTACCCGTCATGCCGGCCAGTTTGGGGTAAAAGCGAAACAGGTTCTGAAACGTGGTGGAGGCGAGTGTCTGGCTCTCGCTCTGGATCTGTACCCTCTCTTTCGCCTCCAGGGCCTGGTGCAGGCCTTCGGAAAGGCGGCGCCCCGGCATGGTGCGGCCGGTGTGCTCGTCAATCAGAACAACCTGGCCATTCTGTACGATGTAGTCCACATCCCGGCTGAACAGCACATGGGCGCGCAGCGCGGCGTGAACATGGTGCAGCAGCCCCAGGTTGCCGGGGGCATAGAGGGATTCATCCTCCTTCATCAGGCCGGAACGGGAAAGCAGCTCTTCAATCAGCAGGTGCCCCTGTTCGGTCAACTCCACCTGGCGGGTTTTCTCGTCCACGGTGTAGTGGCCCTCGCCGCCCTCCTCGGCACGAGACAACTGTGGCACCAGCTTGTTCATGGCGGTATACAGGTGGGAGGAATCCTCGGCGGCACCGGAAATGATCAGCGGTGTGCGCGCCTCGTCGATCAGGATGGAGTCCACCTCGTCCACGATGGCAAAATTCTGTGGGCGCTGGGTGCGGTCCTCCTTGCGCAGCACCATATTGTCGCGCAGGTAATCGAAGCCGAACTCGTTGTTGGTGCCGTAGGTGACATCTGCCTGGTAGGCGGCTTTTTTCTCGTCGGGTTGCTGCTGGGAAACAATCACCCCCACACTCAGGCCGAGAAACTCATATACGGGGCGCATCCAGTTGGCATCCCGCGAGGCAAGGTAGTCGTTCACCGTGACAATATGCACCCCCTTGCCCTCCAGGGCATTCAGGTAGGCGGGCAGGGTTGCCACCAGGGTCTTGCCCTCACCGGTGCGCATCTCTGCAATGCGTCCCTCGTGCAGGGTCATGCCACCGATCAGCTGCACATCAAAATGGCGCAGGCCCAATGTGCGGCGGCTGGCTTCACGCACCGCAGCGAAGGCCTCCGGCAGGAG comes from the Microbulbifer sp. MI-G genome and includes:
- the pilB gene encoding type IV-A pilus assembly ATPase PilB; this translates as MTAPPLSGLAKRLVADQILDATTAAAATQAARRENQTFAQHAVEAKLVKARELAGIAAQAFGTPLFELGSYNFELIPREVVDEKLIAKHFALPLYQRGNRLFVAVADPTNLAGLDEINFNTGLSTDAVLVEADKLAKAIESYLSHNSDMGAGLEGMDDEALDALEVGSDEPAQDDEEPGGDEAPVVRFVNKVLLDAIRSGASDIHFEPYEKTYRVRFRTDGVLHEVAKPPIQLAPRLSARLKVMSKMDISERRVPQDGRIKMKLSKTKAIDFRVNSLPTLWGEKIVLRILDPSSAQLGIDALGYEEEQKQLYMDALAQPQGMILVTGPTGSGKTVSLYTGLNILNTPERNISTAEDPVEINLEGVNQVNVSAKVGLDFAEALRSFLRQDPDIVMVGEIRDLETAEIAIKAAQTGHLVLSTLHTNSAPETLTRLMNMGVPTFNIATSVSVIIAQRLARRLCNECKKPVTLPHEVLSAEGFAAVTLPKNTWTLFQPVGCEHCSKGYKGRVGVYEVVRITDGISRIIMEGGNSIQIADQAREEGFNNLRTSALRKVVMGITSLEEANRVTKD
- a CDS encoding DNA gyrase inhibitor YacG, giving the protein MTSPPITGILVSMNKRKAAPTCNCPTCKTPIAWSDRFPFRPFCSERCKLIDLGEWASEGHRIAGEPVCGEVPGAGPGPDQPRH
- a CDS encoding serine hydrolase domain-containing protein, producing the protein MGKNGAKVLKRIVIYTLILFFMGLPTFFWVTYRLEVKRAFYPIESAAAYFTIQCSEVAPGWMYEALEYAIFEGWALANQLAYVSPEGELHHCESGWLGPVIFSSKIDKNTRFRFASMSKLFVADTALEFINDELLKLDDDLIKFLPALNEVQDRRVEQIKVEQLLTHSAGFDRERSGDPMFTPWRKPWCPYQPERLASLTLDFYPGERFVYSNLGYCFLGIVVEQVSGQEFKDLISTRYALKSKRVKFVENEYFPDEVEYDFRNSNFFGREYTSSFDFHALSSSAGLSGNASALADKVNIMLSRKPLNLLSGFPVKNCDVGLLENCFGYGLFEYRLDDQSFSVYIQSGHLFGMAGSVVIDEFGGVTVRLGNGAPNGPANDGMNKFLYKTLANYYNQY
- the coaE gene encoding dephospho-CoA kinase (Dephospho-CoA kinase (CoaE) performs the final step in coenzyme A biosynthesis.) yields the protein MFRVGLTGGIGSGKSAAAGCFRALGIPVVDADWAARVVVQPGQPALEEIARHFGGAILLENGALDRAALRTRVFDDPAERAWLEQLLHPLIREEISTALNRSPGPYAILESPLLIESGQDQLVDRICVIDLPESLQIARACARDSCSGAHVSKVMAAQLSREQRLAQADDVLDNAAGLAALQAQVETLHNRYLQLAAATP
- a CDS encoding type II secretion system F family protein, coding for MANATAVAYLYKGVDSKGAKVQGEISGTSAALVKAQLRKQGIIANRVQKKPKPLFGGGKKKVKPADIALFTRQMATMMKAGVPLVQSFEIVADGLDNQGLKELIYKIRDDVASGTAFADALRKHPLHFDNLFCNLVASGEQSGALETMLDRIATYKEKTESLKAKIKKAMTYPIAVIVIAIIVTSILLIKVVPQFAETFSGFGADLPAFTLLVVSISEWMQANWFFALLVTVGLIGGLIEAKKRNKRIAEAFDRLVLKLPILGNITYNSIAARFARTMSTTFAAGVPLIDALKSVAGATGNSIYEEATLKIRDSVATGIPLNAAMRESGLYPVMLVQMTAIGEESGALDEMLSKAADFYEEAVDNLIDNLTTLLEPMIMAVLGVLVGGLMVAMYLPIFNLGNVI
- a CDS encoding prepilin peptidase, yielding MVNNIALLISSAFLLGLLIGSFLNVVILRLPEMMERDYKRECFRYFDIQLDAAEQKALAAPFNLMQPRSRCPHCRAEIKPWQNVPVISYLLLRGRCAACGAGISVRYPLVELVTGVLTAVVVWQLGFTWQALAGCGLTWALVALTAIDFDKQLLPDSITLPLLWAGLLINLQSLFVPLEDAVIGAAAGYGALWLVFHGFRLVTGKEGMGAGDFKILAAIGAWFGWQVLPMVILLSAAVGAVVGITWSLVAGRDRNLPMAFGPYLAGAGWIAMLWGERILHWYLNFAGLDH
- a CDS encoding acyltransferase family protein; translation: MNEPVKLKSYFPHLDGLRAIAIAMVVLFHAGVPGFSGGFVGVDIFFVLSGYLVTRSLQREPKLLEFYKKRARRLMPALSLMLMVYLLVFYSIRPNYPHLRDAAIAFFYLSDYAAAYGDIPDYLKHTWSLSVEEQFYLIWPLLFLYLKPKLWHIIFAYVFFSAWRWVQNDWVVTYYSFDTRLSALLLGCALAHWKIKPLATSWLPLILLGLCCFHYYSKDPFFQDWGVMIVEISSALTIIFLPPGWLLNRFLIYFGRISYGIYLWHYPAIRIAQEFNATWPVLLLVGAVIGIGGAMLSYHFLESRFLENGRGKTLVATRKAIL
- a CDS encoding pilin, translating into MKKQQGFTLIELMIVVAIIGILAAVAIPQYQNYVAKSQVSRVMQETAALKTAIETCLLEGITTEANCALGWTESNLLLGTGGGSGSGSTRANTTGLVIAFSSTADTTITAKFGQQAATALSGKELIWTRTNKGVWSCATDVDDEYRPSSCDEKSG